The genomic region AACGGCGCCCACACCTTAACGACACATCCGGACGATCATCACAAGACGACCTTCACCATTCGTCTAATAATGTCGAAGCGCCGGTCTTGCCAGACCGAGGACTTCGCGTCTGGTTGTGTCCCACAAGAGTTCCTCCACCTTTGCCAGCGCTTCAGACGAGCGGGCCACCAATTTGACGGCCAATCCAGGAACAGGCGGCTCCGTCACTCCACCCAGAAGATCGCTACCCAATGAGTCCAGTATTCCGGCCACCGTCTCGCGTACTGCCGGCCACCGTGTCGGATCGATGGCATCACTCACCACGAAGAACGATGCGACATAGTCATATGCGGACACCAAGCCAACTGCAGCCGGTTCCTGTTCCGGCCTGACATGGTATCGCTCCAGCAATCGCGCGCCGGACGCCGTGGTGAGGTGAATCTCATTGCGCAACGAGGTGAAGGCCCAGCGTTCTCCTCGCGCCACACGGCCGGACGCGAGACTGTCCCAGATCAGCGCCGTCGCGCCCTTGGCCAACATGACCGTCAGGGTCTGAATAAAACGTGAGCCCGCGAACGGGATGGTGACCTCCGGAAACCACTCGATGACGGCATCCGGCGCAACGGAAAGGGTGACGGACTGCCTGGACTCTTCACTCACAGAACGATACACGCGATTGGCAGAAGGTGTCGTCATGACCACGTGCGCCCCCTCTTCCAGTGCGGCATGAATCGAGAGGTCGTCACCGGCCACGAATCCGCCCGACGGGTTCACCAAAGACGTGAAGGCGCAGCCGCTGTCATCCAAATAGGCAGGGGGAAAGAAATGCCAGGGAGTAGAGCAGCGGGATGCGGTGAGGATCGTGCGCGGCCCCTCGCGCCGATAACGGAGATCCAGGCAGCCGACCCGCCCGATGTCCGCCATGGCGGATTGGTTCGAAAGCAACGGCGGCATGGGCGCTTCGGTCCCTCAGTGAGGATGCGCGTGTAAGGGAAGGGTCTGCTCGATCCACGCGATGACGCGGTCCAACCCATCGCCCGTATGCAAGTTGGTGAAGACAACGGGCAGCGCGCCGCGCATTTTCCTGCTGTCGCGATCCATCACGGCCAGATCCGCGCCGACGTGCGGTGCGAGATCGATTTTGTTGATCACCAGCAAATCAGACCGAGTAATCCCCGGCCCGCCCTTGCGTGGAATCTTATCGCCGGCGGCGACGTCGATCACGTAGATGACGCGATCGACCAGTTCAGGGCTGAAGGTGGCAGCCAGGTTGTCGCCCCCGCTTTCCACGAACATCAATTCCACGTTCGGATGCCGCTTCAACAAATCGTCGAGCGCCGCCTGATTATGGGATGCGTCTTCGCGAATCGCCGTGTGGGGGCAGCCTCCGGTTTCCACGCCGAGAATACGGTCCTGCGGCAAGGCGCCCCGTCTGGTCAAAAACTCCGCGTCTTCCTTCGTAAAAATATCGTTGGTCACCACCGCCAGACTATAGCGGTCGCGCAATTTCAAACAGAGCGCCTCCACCAGCGCCGTCTTGCCGGAGCCGACCGGGCCGCCGATCCCGATAATCGGAATACCCTTTGCCCGCGCGTCGGTCGTGCGGCCAGATCCGCAAAAATGTTCGTCATCACGATGCATGGTATTCGTCCCTCATCATCCGTATCGCATGAAGCATCTCGTCGGGCGCCTCCTCTGAATTCAGGATCGAAAGAGCCGCGACTCCAGACGACTGTGGCGCATGCCGTAAATATCCTGCACCGGCGACCATGCGGTCATCGAGGTCGCCTCTGTTGCGTCCTTGGCACATTCGTCGAACAGGGGTGTCCAGCGCTCCAACAAATGCTGCCCCTCTCGCTGGCCCATCGGCAGAAGTTTCAGCGCGGCAGATACAAACCCGATCGCCGTCTGATAGCAGAATGCGGCGATGGTTTCCCCTCTGTCCCATCCTGCATCAGCCAGCGTCATCCCCAGCGCCACAGGGAAATGGCCCGGCGTCCGATCGGTCTTCATCGCCGCATAAAAATCTTTGAGGACCGCATGCGCGGCCGGCGGTTCCGCCGCAATCTTCATCACCTGACGGCCCATCTGCTGACTTCCCACTCGCGACTCTTGCCCGAGTTTCATCGCATGCAATTCATGATCGATAGCCAGCGCCATTTGGACGTCGTTACGCAGCACCGCCTCATGAGCGATCCCCACGGCGACAGCCTCTCGCCGCGCCACGCCATGCCGGAACATCTGTTCCACATACTGGGAGAGTTGGTCGCCGGTCCGCACCGCGCCTCCTTGAACCGCGGCCTCCAACCCCGACGAGTAGGCATAGCCCCCGGATGGAAAGAAGCTATCGATGAACCGGAGCCCGTGAAGCAACGAAAGCGTATTCAGCATAGACTCCCATCCAATCCCTTCTTGACTGCGAAATGTTCACCACGGCGTTTCGACAAAGCCGCAAGCAACGCACGACTTGAGGCCTCCTAAACAAGAAAACTGCCCGACGGTTCCCGCATTTCAGCAGGCGACTCAAAACGTTGTCCGGCAAGGCCGCAGCCGACGAACGCACCGGAGGTAAAAGAGCACGGTATTCGTGGACCTTTCCCACGTCATCACGGATGCTCAAAAAGGTTTTCCAACTAGGCCGCAGGCGCAGGCAAAGCCGGAAACCGATTAACCACAAGATTCACCCGACGTTCCCGCATTTCAACAGGCGATTCAAAACGTTGTCCGGCAAGGCCGCAGCCGACGAATGCACCGGAGGCGTACCCTCGGGGTACGTTGAGGATGCGTTCGAGGCGAGAACGCAGCTGGACGGCGTTTTCAGTCGCCGTCAGAAAAGGAAGTAGCGCTGCGCCATCGGCAACACCTCAACCGGATCGCATCTCAACAAAATGCCGTCCGCGCGCACTTCGTACGTTTCCGAATCCACTTCGATCTGCGGCAGCGCGTCATTCAACTTGAGATCACGCTTCCCGATGCTCCGACAGCCTTTCACAGCAGCCACGCGCTTCTGCAATCCCAGCTGTTTCGGCACGTCGCGCTCCAGCGCTGTTTGCGAAAGAAAGGTCAGACTTGTGCGAAAAGGCGCCCGCCCGTAACTGCCGAACATCGGCCGCGTCAACACCGGCTGCGGCGTCGGGATGGAAGCATTGGGGTCGCCCATGGCTGCCGACATCGGAAAGCCACCCTTGATCACGATCTCGGGCTTGACCCCGAAGAAGGCCGGTTTCCACAGAACCAGATCGGCCAGTTTACCGACTTCCACCGAGCCCACCTCGTGCGCCACCCCATGCGCAATGGCAGGATTGATCGTGTACTTCGCCACGTACCGTCTGGCGCGCCAGTTATCATGTTGGCCGTCCTGCGGCTCGACGCCACGCTCCGACAAATGCCCCCGCTGCACCTTCATTTTATGGGCGGTCTGCCAGGTCCGGATGATGACTTCCCCCACACGCCCCATGGCCTGCGAATCGGACGACATGATGCTGATCGCGCCCATATCGTGCAGGATATCCTCGGCCGCAATCGTCTCGCGGCGGATACGCGACTCGGCGAAGGCGATGTCTTCCGGCACGCGCGGGTTCAGGTGGTGGCAGACCATGAGCATGTCGAGATGCTCATCCATCGTATTGACCGTGAACGGCATGGTGGGATTCGTCGACGACGGCAACACGTTCGGCTCACCGCACACCTTGATGATGTCCGGCGCATGTCCGCCGCCGGCGCCTTCCGTATGGAATGAATGGATCGTCCGGCCCTTGAAGGCCTTGATCGTGTCTTCCACAAACCCCGCTTCATTGATCGTATCCGTATGGATCGCCACCTGAATGTCATACCGTTCCGCAACACTCAGGCAGGTATCGATGGCGGCTGGAGTCGTCCCCCAGTCCTCGTGCAGCTTCAGTCCAATCGCCCCCGCTTCGACCTGTTCGTTCAAGCCGTCCGGCAATGACGAATTCCCTTTGCCCAGGAACCCCAGATTGATCGGGAACCCATCCGCCGCCTCCAGCATGCGATGAATGTTCCATGGACCAGGGGTGCAGGTCGTCGCATTCGTCCCGGTGGCCGGGCCAGTCCCGCCGCCGATCAGCGTCGTCAGTCCGTTCGCCAGCGCTTCGGTGATGATTTGCGGGCAGATAAAATGGATATGCGTATCGATCCCGCCGGCGGTGATGATCTTTCCCTCAGCCGACAACACCTCCGTGCAAGGCCCGATCTCCATGCCTTTCGTGACGCCGTCCATGAGGTCGGAATTCCCGGCCTTGCCGATGCCGACAATGCGGCCGTCCCTGATCCCGATGTCCGCCTTCACTACACCCCACCAGTCGATGATGACGGCATTCGTGATGACGAGGTCCAAGCCTCCTTTCGCACGCGTAGCCGCCGGCGATTGCCCCATGCCATCTCGAATGACCTTGCCGCCGCCGAATTTGGCCTCTTCACCAGGAACGGTCAGATCGCGAGTAATCTCGACCAGCAGGTCCGTATCGGCCAAGCGGATCCGATCCCCAGTCGTGGGGCCGTAGAGGTCGTGGTATTGGCGTCTAGGAATCTTCATCTTAATCGGCTGCTGAAAATGGCTCCCAGCTTCGTTCTCGGATCGCCACAATCCTCAACGTACCGCTGCGGGTACGCTTCCGGTTGTGCTGCGCCTGCGGCCTTGCTAGAGAGCCATTTTGAGCAACCGCGCTCCTTTCTCTTAGAAAGGCCACGGTCCTAGCCCTTTGTCCCTATAAAACCCTGTTCGCGAGCGGCCGACAAGGCCTTCTCGCGCACATTCGCATCGTCGAGCTTGCCGTTGACCAACCCATTGATGCCATAGGCCACTCGATTCCCCCCGAGCGCCACCAAGGTCACGCGTTTGGATTCTCCCGGCTCAAACCGCACCGCCGTTCCCGCCGGTACCTGAAGACGAAATCCGTAGCTCTGCTCTCGATCGAACTTCAGCGCTCGATTGGCTTCAAAGAAATGGCAATGCGATCCAATTTGAATCGGCCGATCGCCGATATTCGACACGGTGAGTTCAATCGTCTGCCGACCGTGCAGAGCGATGATATCACCTTCTCCGGGGATAATTTCGCCGGGGATAATTGGGGCAGGCTTCAGCATCTTCGATGAGCGAATAGTCGACTTCGACTTTGACGATGATTTCTTTTCAGCGCTCTTCGATGTCTTCTTCATCCCGTCACCTACCTGATCGGCTCATGGACGGTCACCAGTTTCGTCCCATCGGGGAATGTCCCCTCGACCTGCAGCTCCGGTATCATTTCGGGCACGCCCGGCATGACATCCTTCCGAGCGAGCAAGGTCGCGCCATAACTCATCAGCTCCGATACGGACTTCCCATCTCGAATGCCTTCGAGAATCTCGGCCGTGATGAAGGCGACGGCTTCCGGATGGTTGAGCTTCAGGCCGCGGTTCCTGCGCTCCTTGGCCAAATTCGCCGCCACATAGATCAATAGCTTTTCCTGCTCGCGCGGTGTCAGATGCATCCTAAACTCTCGTTGGTGGTCATTCGTTAACTGTCAAAACATGCCTTTGAGACAGGGAGGAGTACCCCGTGAAAGTTACGGAGCAGGCTCCGCCAGAACCTCTTTCGCCTCGTAGACATCATCGGCACCCGCCGGCTTCCTGCCTTTGTACATCGTGACTGTCATCGACGTTCGGCGCGAGAGCGCGAGCACATCTGCCCGTTGTGCCAAATGAAAGAAATCGTACCCTTCGCGCAAGGTCAGTTCCGCGCAGCGTCGACGCAAATAAGCGTCTAGTTGTTCCTGCGACGTAAACGAGCTGACACGATATTCGACGCGGTAGACATTCTCCTTGAGCTGTTCGATCTCATCTTTATCGACCCCAGCGAGCGGTTGGTACTGCCCCGTGGCGCAAGCGCTGGCTACGCAGGCAACCAATACCATCAGACTGGCATTCCAAACCTTACTCATGGGATATGATCATCGACTAGCTCGCAGTACCGGAAGGTTTCCTCATATATTTCTGCCCAGCTTCGCTTGCCCGGAAGCAATGCGGTGCATACTAGCCAGGTGCGTGAACCAGATCAACCAGATGGTTTCGACCTCTTGCCCAGAAGGTATCAGAAACAGGACAGGAGCCGGGAGTGGTTTCAATTGCGCGCGTCCAACGAGGGCCTTCCGAGGCCGCGCGTTGCGCGAGCAGGAAAGCACTCCCGGCTCCTCTGTCCTGATCAGACCGTCAGATGCTGCTTCACCATTTCCGCGCTCAATTCCTCTTTTTTTCCCGCCGCCATGACCACCCCTTTGGCCATCACGACGTAACTATCCGCCAGCCGCGCCGCGAAGTGCAGCCCCTGTTCGACCAGCACGATAGCAAATCGCCGAGCTCTCTTGAAGCCAATGATCACGTCTTCGATCTGATCGACGATCGACGGCTGAATGCCCTCCGTCGGTTCATCGAGCAAGAGCACTTTCGGGCTCGACAGGATCGCCCGGCCAATAGCAAGTTGTTGCTGCTCACCACCGCTCAGCACACCACCAGGCCGCTCCAAAATCTGCGTGAGCTTGGGGAACAATGTGTACACCTCGTCGAACGCCGCTTTTTCAGTCATGCCGTTGGACGACGTTCCGCGCGCCCAATATCCCAACTTCAGGTTTTCGCGCACCGAGAGATGCGGGATGATCTCCCGTCCCTGAGGCACATATGCCAGACCTCGCTTGGCGCGACGATCGGTCGGGGCTTTTGTAATATCCGTTCCGTCAAAGATCACCTG from Nitrospira sp. CR1.1 harbors:
- the ureG gene encoding urease accessory protein UreG, whose translation is MHRDDEHFCGSGRTTDARAKGIPIIGIGGPVGSGKTALVEALCLKLRDRYSLAVVTNDIFTKEDAEFLTRRGALPQDRILGVETGGCPHTAIREDASHNQAALDDLLKRHPNVELMFVESGGDNLAATFSPELVDRVIYVIDVAAGDKIPRKGGPGITRSDLLVINKIDLAPHVGADLAVMDRDSRKMRGALPVVFTNLHTGDGLDRVIAWIEQTLPLHAHPH
- a CDS encoding urease subunit alpha translates to MKMKIPRRQYHDLYGPTTGDRIRLADTDLLVEITRDLTVPGEEAKFGGGKVIRDGMGQSPAATRAKGGLDLVITNAVIIDWWGVVKADIGIRDGRIVGIGKAGNSDLMDGVTKGMEIGPCTEVLSAEGKIITAGGIDTHIHFICPQIITEALANGLTTLIGGGTGPATGTNATTCTPGPWNIHRMLEAADGFPINLGFLGKGNSSLPDGLNEQVEAGAIGLKLHEDWGTTPAAIDTCLSVAERYDIQVAIHTDTINEAGFVEDTIKAFKGRTIHSFHTEGAGGGHAPDIIKVCGEPNVLPSSTNPTMPFTVNTMDEHLDMLMVCHHLNPRVPEDIAFAESRIRRETIAAEDILHDMGAISIMSSDSQAMGRVGEVIIRTWQTAHKMKVQRGHLSERGVEPQDGQHDNWRARRYVAKYTINPAIAHGVAHEVGSVEVGKLADLVLWKPAFFGVKPEIVIKGGFPMSAAMGDPNASIPTPQPVLTRPMFGSYGRAPFRTSLTFLSQTALERDVPKQLGLQKRVAAVKGCRSIGKRDLKLNDALPQIEVDSETYEVRADGILLRCDPVEVLPMAQRYFLF
- a CDS encoding urease subunit beta, with the translated sequence MKKTSKSAEKKSSSKSKSTIRSSKMLKPAPIIPGEIIPGEGDIIALHGRQTIELTVSNIGDRPIQIGSHCHFFEANRALKFDREQSYGFRLQVPAGTAVRFEPGESKRVTLVALGGNRVAYGINGLVNGKLDDANVREKALSAAREQGFIGTKG
- a CDS encoding urease subunit gamma; this translates as MHLTPREQEKLLIYVAANLAKERRNRGLKLNHPEAVAFITAEILEGIRDGKSVSELMSYGATLLARKDVMPGVPEMIPELQVEGTFPDGTKLVTVHEPIR
- the urtE gene encoding urea ABC transporter ATP-binding subunit UrtE; its protein translation is MLQLDKVNVYYGESHILRNVSFHIEAGQVACVMGRNGVGKSTTLKAIMGLLPVRSGQVIFDGTDITKAPTDRRAKRGLAYVPQGREIIPHLSVRENLKLGYWARGTSSNGMTEKAAFDEVYTLFPKLTQILERPGGVLSGGEQQQLAIGRAILSSPKVLLLDEPTEGIQPSIVDQIEDVIIGFKRARRFAIVLVEQGLHFAARLADSYVVMAKGVVMAAGKKEELSAEMVKQHLTV